The following proteins come from a genomic window of Lycium ferocissimum isolate CSIRO_LF1 chromosome 4, AGI_CSIRO_Lferr_CH_V1, whole genome shotgun sequence:
- the LOC132053456 gene encoding F-box/kelch-repeat protein At3g23880-like: MEEISEGSTVLPQEVIFEILLRVPVKSLLKFKCVSKSWLSLLSTPLFTKTHVKFSLHNPQMTDYRLAVVATISGLGRFCHVYSMGSENTCVTMVKLNCFTKSLPLSSWILGSCNGLICLSSDSFTLMLLNPCTGKFNVFPDLMLRNKGGSGGGGCYIRYGFGYDASVEDYKVVKILSFAQIEGRYENMVNVYSLKAKSWTTIQGFNSSYIKAKLGMFANGILHWQACYNHGLGAVWEIVTFDLAAEIYGKIALPSYENEGVYWTLGVSRGYLVACCNYERNRADMWVMKEYGVEKSWTKLVTISSPVDGRAYISPLFVAENGDEVLVQHGEELELYNSREGSLNLFKDFPSGDFRQVQVAAYLESLASPHI; encoded by the coding sequence atggaggaaatatCTGAAGGGTCAACAGTTTTGCCCCAAGAAGTCATCTTTGAAATTCTCTTGAGAGTACCTGTCAAATCTCTCTTGAAATTCAAGTGTGTTTCAAAATCATGGCTTTCTTTACTCTCAACTCCTCTATTCACCAAAACCCATGTCAAATTTTCCTTACATAATCCCCAAATGACTGATTATAGACTTGCTGTGGTAGCCACTATTTCTGGTTTGGGTAGATTCTGCCATGTTTACAGCATGGGGTCTGAAAATACATGTGTTACAATGGTTAAACTCAATTGTTTTACTAAATCTTTACCCCTCTCGAGTTGGATTTTGGGTTCTTGTAATGGGTTAATTTGTTTAAGTAGTGACTCATTTACATTAATGCTATTGAACCCATGTACTGGAAAGTTTAATGTGTTTCCTGATTTAATGCTTCGGAATAAAGGCGgcagtggtggtggtggttgttaTATTAGATATGGATTTGGTTATGATGCATCTGTTGAAGATTATAAGGTTGTGAAGATCTTAAGTTTTGCTCAAATTGAGGGTAGATATGAGAATATGGTTAATGTTTATAGCTTAAAGGCTAAATCTTGGACAACTATTCAGGGTTTCAATagtagttatataaaagcaaagcTGGGCATGTTTGCAAATGGGATTCTTCACTGGCAAGCGTGCTATAACCATGGTTTGGGTGCTGTTTGGGAGATTGTTACCTTTGATTTGGCTGCAGAGATATATGGAAAAATAGCACTGCCTagttatgaaaatgaaggtgtttatTGGACATTAGGTGTTTCAAGAGGGTATTTAGTTGCTTGTTGTAACTATGAAAGGAATAGGGCGGATATGTGGGTGATGAAGGAGTATGGTGTCGAGAAATCTTGGACTAAATTGGTTACCATCTCATCACCCGTTGATGGTAGGGCTTATATCTCTCCGTTGTTTGTAGCAGAGAACGGTGATGAAGTTCTGGTGCAGCATGGGGAAGAGCTAGAACTGTATAATTCAAGGGAGGGTTCGTTAAATCTATTCAAAGATTTTCCGTCGGGTGACTTTCGTCAAGTTCAAGTGGCCGCCTACCTTGAGAGCCTTGCTTCACCTCATATTTAG